Proteins from a single region of Phycisphaeraceae bacterium D3-23:
- the groL gene encoding chaperonin GroEL (60 kDa chaperone family; promotes refolding of misfolded polypeptides especially under stressful conditions; forms two stacked rings of heptamers to form a barrel-shaped 14mer; ends can be capped by GroES; misfolded proteins enter the barrel where they are refolded when GroES binds) — protein sequence MSAKHIIFDNEARQAILRGVQKLSKAVKTTLGPSGRVVILEKSFGSPTVTKDGVTVAKEIEIDDPIENIGAQMVKEVSARSSKDAGDGTTTATVYAEAIYSEGLKNITAGANANQIKRGIDKASAAIVEQLAKDSKKITSSEQIAQVGTCAANHDTEIGNIIAQAMDKVGKDGVITVEEGKSLETYVDLVEGMQFDKGYLSPHFVTDTTRMESVLEDAYVLIHEKKISSAKDLLPILGKVAESGKPLLIVAEDVESEALATLVVNRLRGVLKAVAVKAPGFGDRRKAMLEDIATLTGGRAIMEELGIDIEKLELTDLGRAKKVIVEKDTTTLIEGAGKPGDIKGRIAAIRSSIENTSSDYDREKLQERLAKLAGGVAQINVGAATESEMKEKKMRVEDAMHASRAAVEEGILPGGGSAILRARKALDGVKTVGDENLGVEIVRRAVSAPIKQIAANAGYDGSVVAKEVEDGKGANFGFNALTGTYGDLIKEGILVPTKVERIALQNAASIAGLLLTTDAVITEIKEKAGAGAAPGMDDMGY from the coding sequence ATGTCCGCCAAACACATCATCTTCGACAACGAAGCACGACAGGCCATCCTCCGCGGTGTCCAGAAACTCTCGAAAGCCGTCAAGACCACGCTCGGCCCGTCGGGCCGCGTCGTCATCCTCGAAAAATCCTTCGGCAGCCCGACCGTCACCAAGGACGGCGTCACCGTCGCCAAGGAAATCGAGATCGACGACCCGATCGAAAACATCGGCGCGCAGATGGTCAAGGAAGTCTCCGCCCGCTCGTCCAAGGACGCCGGCGACGGCACGACCACCGCCACCGTCTACGCCGAAGCTATCTACAGCGAAGGCCTCAAGAACATCACCGCCGGCGCGAACGCCAACCAGATCAAGCGCGGCATCGACAAGGCCTCCGCCGCCATCGTCGAACAGCTCGCCAAGGACTCCAAGAAGATCACCTCCTCCGAGCAGATCGCACAGGTCGGCACCTGCGCCGCCAACCACGACACCGAGATCGGCAACATCATCGCCCAGGCGATGGACAAGGTCGGCAAGGACGGCGTCATCACCGTCGAAGAAGGCAAGTCCCTCGAAACCTACGTCGACCTCGTCGAAGGTATGCAGTTCGACAAGGGCTACCTCAGCCCCCACTTCGTCACCGACACGACCCGCATGGAGTCGGTCCTCGAAGACGCCTACGTCCTCATCCACGAGAAGAAGATCAGCTCCGCCAAGGACCTGCTCCCGATCCTCGGCAAGGTCGCCGAGTCGGGCAAGCCCCTGCTCATCGTCGCCGAGGATGTCGAGTCCGAAGCGCTCGCGACGCTGGTCGTGAACCGTCTGCGCGGCGTGCTCAAGGCCGTCGCCGTCAAGGCCCCGGGCTTCGGCGACCGACGCAAGGCCATGCTCGAAGACATCGCCACCCTCACCGGCGGCCGGGCGATCATGGAAGAACTCGGCATCGACATCGAGAAGCTCGAGCTCACCGACCTGGGCCGGGCCAAGAAGGTCATCGTCGAGAAGGACACCACGACCCTCATCGAAGGCGCGGGCAAGCCCGGCGACATCAAGGGCCGTATCGCCGCGATCCGCTCGAGCATCGAGAACACCTCGTCCGACTACGACCGCGAGAAGCTCCAGGAACGCCTGGCCAAGCTGGCCGGCGGCGTGGCGCAGATCAACGTCGGCGCCGCGACCGAGTCGGAGATGAAGGAAAAGAAGATGCGCGTTGAAGACGCCATGCACGCCTCGCGCGCGGCCGTCGAAGAGGGCATCCTCCCCGGCGGCGGCAGCGCCATCCTCCGCGCCCGCAAGGCGCTCGACGGCGTGAAGACCGTCGGCGACGAGAACCTCGGCGTCGAGATCGTGCGTCGTGCAGTCTCGGCCCCGATCAAGCAGATCGCCGCCAACGCCGGCTACGACGGCAGCGTCGTCGCCAAGGAAGTCGAAGACGGCAAGGGCGCGAACTTCGGTTTCAACGCCCTCACCGGCACCTACGGCGACCTCATCAAGGAAGGCATCCTCGTCCCCACCAAGGTCGAACGCATCGCCCTCCAAAACGCCGCCAGCATCGCCGGCCTCCTGCTCACCACCGACGCGGTGATCACCGAGATCAAGGAAAAAGCCGGTGCCGGCGCCGCGCCGGGCATGGACGACATGGGGTACTAA
- the groES gene encoding co-chaperone GroES, translated as MNIKPLGDKILVKRVEAETKTASGLYLPESAKEKPQEAKVIAVGTGKILDNGERAPFTVKKGDTVILNKWGGTEIKHEGDDLIMLSEDEVLAVVS; from the coding sequence ATGAACATCAAACCCCTCGGCGACAAGATCCTCGTCAAGCGCGTCGAAGCCGAAACCAAGACCGCCTCGGGACTCTACCTCCCCGAGTCCGCCAAAGAGAAGCCGCAGGAAGCCAAGGTCATCGCCGTCGGCACCGGCAAGATCCTCGACAACGGCGAACGCGCCCCCTTCACCGTCAAGAAGGGCGACACCGTCATCCTCAACAAGTGGGGCGGCACCGAAATCAAGCACGAAGGCGACGACCTCATCATGCTCAGCGAAGACGAAGTTTTAGCAGTCGTTTCCTGA
- a CDS encoding aminotransferase class III-fold pyridoxal phosphate-dependent enzyme, whose protein sequence is MHTTGTLQQLDHAHLWHPFTPMKQWRETPPLVIERGDGPYLFDTEGNRYIDGTSSLWCNIHGHRHPMIDAAVRDQLDKVAHSTLLGLTNPPAIEFTAKLVECINRRQPRPYPKDGQVRATSPTPHLLNKVFLSDAGATAVEAAFKMAVGYWYHHGKPEKNRFLGLEGAYHGDTVGSMSVGYSPLFHKPFVSMVFDIDTFPAPDALRPPEAIAQHKPPRSPQISSVGKWPSEDPNLQQQLLDHSITALEHHLQHHADTTAAIVIEPVMQGAAGMVCQPAGFLNAVGRLARKHNVLLICDEVAVGFGRTGSMFAFEHELDRPNETDGFHGPDILCLAKGISAGYLPLAATVTTDAIEHAFTGELHEKKTLFHGHTYTGNPLACAAGLASLDLFGEPTHDSPNLLTHINASADLIRTKLDALRGHPHILDIRQRGLMTGIELGTRQPDGSAAPFDFSKRTGYAICDHLRTQGLIIRPLGDVLVLMPIPATPHSVLEELLDQVVQTLLDWDF, encoded by the coding sequence ATGCACACGACCGGCACCCTGCAACAACTCGACCACGCCCACCTCTGGCACCCGTTCACCCCGATGAAACAGTGGCGCGAAACGCCGCCGCTGGTGATCGAACGCGGCGACGGGCCCTACCTCTTCGACACGGAGGGCAACCGCTACATCGACGGCACATCGTCGCTCTGGTGCAACATCCACGGCCACCGCCACCCCATGATCGACGCGGCCGTGCGCGATCAACTCGACAAGGTCGCGCACTCGACGCTGCTCGGCCTGACCAACCCGCCCGCCATCGAGTTCACCGCAAAACTCGTCGAGTGCATCAACCGACGCCAACCCAGACCGTACCCCAAGGATGGGCAGGTCCGCGCCACCTCGCCCACGCCCCACCTGCTCAACAAAGTGTTTCTCTCCGACGCCGGCGCGACCGCCGTCGAGGCCGCGTTCAAGATGGCCGTGGGCTACTGGTACCACCACGGGAAACCCGAGAAAAACCGCTTCCTCGGCCTCGAAGGCGCGTACCACGGCGACACCGTCGGCTCCATGTCCGTCGGCTACAGCCCGCTCTTCCACAAGCCCTTCGTCTCCATGGTCTTCGACATCGACACCTTCCCCGCCCCCGATGCGCTAAGACCCCCGGAAGCAATCGCGCAACACAAACCCCCACGAAGCCCACAGATTTCATCTGTGGGAAAGTGGCCCTCCGAAGACCCCAACCTCCAGCAACAACTCCTCGACCACTCCATCACCGCACTCGAACATCACCTCCAACATCACGCCGACACCACCGCCGCCATCGTCATCGAGCCCGTCATGCAGGGCGCCGCCGGCATGGTCTGCCAGCCCGCGGGCTTCCTCAACGCCGTGGGCCGGCTCGCGCGCAAGCACAACGTCCTGCTCATCTGCGACGAGGTGGCTGTGGGCTTCGGACGCACCGGATCGATGTTCGCCTTCGAGCACGAACTCGACCGGCCAAACGAAACCGACGGGTTCCACGGCCCCGACATCCTCTGCCTCGCCAAAGGCATCTCCGCCGGCTACCTCCCCCTCGCCGCGACCGTCACCACCGACGCGATCGAACACGCCTTCACCGGCGAGCTCCACGAAAAGAAGACCCTCTTCCACGGCCACACCTACACCGGCAACCCACTCGCCTGCGCCGCAGGCCTCGCCTCCCTCGACCTCTTCGGTGAACCAACCCACGACAGCCCCAACCTGCTCACGCACATCAACGCAAGCGCCGACCTCATCCGCACCAAGCTCGACGCGCTGCGCGGCCACCCGCACATCCTCGACATCCGCCAACGCGGGCTCATGACCGGCATCGAGCTGGGCACACGCCAACCCGACGGCTCCGCCGCCCCCTTCGACTTCTCCAAACGCACCGGCTACGCCATCTGCGATCACCTGCGGACCCAAGGCCTCATCATCCGCCCCCTCGGCGACGTCCTCGTCCTCATGCCCATCCCCGCGACGCCCCACAGCGTCCTCGAAGAACTCCTCGACCAGGTCGTCCAGACCCTGCTCGATTGGGATTTCTGA
- a CDS encoding glycosyltransferase family 2 protein translates to MKLSVVIPIYNEEATLDQIIERVRAVAVDKHLVLVDDFSTDNTRALLKKYEADDDCTVLYHEKNQGKGAALRTGFTAAEGEVVLIQDADLEYDPAEYPKLLEPILDGRADVVFGSRFAGGQAHRVLYFWHTMGNRFLTLMSNVFTDLNLTDMETCYKAFKREVISEIKIEENRFGFEPEITAKVAKMKGVKIFEVGISYSGRTYEEGKKIGWRDGVRAIWCILKYNVLR, encoded by the coding sequence ATGAAACTTAGTGTCGTCATCCCGATCTACAACGAAGAGGCGACGCTGGACCAGATCATCGAGCGCGTCCGCGCGGTCGCGGTCGACAAGCATCTGGTCTTGGTCGACGACTTCTCGACCGACAACACCCGCGCGCTTCTGAAGAAGTACGAAGCCGACGACGACTGCACGGTGCTGTACCACGAGAAGAACCAGGGCAAGGGTGCCGCGCTGCGCACGGGATTCACCGCCGCCGAGGGCGAGGTCGTGTTGATTCAGGACGCCGACCTCGAGTACGACCCGGCCGAGTACCCCAAGCTCTTGGAACCGATCCTCGACGGCCGGGCCGACGTCGTCTTCGGCTCGCGCTTCGCCGGCGGCCAGGCGCACCGCGTCCTGTACTTCTGGCACACGATGGGCAACCGCTTCCTGACGCTGATGTCCAACGTCTTCACCGACCTCAACCTGACCGACATGGAGACCTGCTACAAGGCCTTCAAACGCGAAGTCATCAGCGAAATCAAGATCGAAGAAAACCGCTTCGGCTTCGAGCCCGAGATCACCGCGAAGGTCGCGAAGATGAAGGGCGTCAAGATTTTTGAGGTCGGCATCAGCTACTCGGGCCGAACGTACGAGGAGGGCAAGAAGATCGGCTGGCGCGATGGCGTCCGCGCGATCTGGTGCATCTTGAAGTACAACGTGCTGCGCTGA
- the fusA gene encoding elongation factor G: MAVLTSTYTTEDIRNIALVGHAGCGKTTLLETLLARAGMIGQPGPVERGQTVSDFTDEEKEHGHSLYASIVHCDHDNTHINLIDTPGAPDFTGQTVSVFPAVETVAVVIDAHAGIESVTRRMMQRAARRKLCRMIVVNKIDADNTDLAELLENIQSTFGKQCLPINLPAGGGKSVIDCFANTAGDSDLGPVADFHTAIVDQVVEVDEDLMELYLEQGEVKPEQLHAPFEKALREGHLVPVCFVAAHPHGSPDQPIGVDELLEVLVKLAPNPLEGNPRPFVRGSDFEHEIHAEPDPDKHVIAHVFNIRVDAFVGKLAAMRVHQGTITADSQLFIDDINEGELKKPIKVNHLFKLQGKEHIEIDRAIPGDIVAIAKADDVHYDAVLHDSHDEDNLHLRSIKLPEPMSGLAVSPKKRGDEQKIADAFAKMQEEDPTLKITRDSVTHETVIHGLGELHLRILLEKLKSRYNVEVETKPPKIAYRETILAKAQGHHRHKKQTGGAGQFGEVYLRIEPLERGAGFEFVNETFGGSIPNNLIPAVEKGVRKGLEQGYIAGFPLQDLKVSVYDGKFHAVDSKEIAFITAGKRAFFDAVSKARPALLEPMVHLEVTAPNQFMGDITGDLSGKRGRIQGTDILPGDMALIDAIVPLSEVTGYSSQLKSMTGGQGTFTMDLSHYDPMPAHMQEKVAAEYKHDEGDD, translated from the coding sequence ATGGCGGTACTCACCTCCACCTACACCACAGAGGACATCCGCAACATCGCCCTGGTCGGCCACGCCGGCTGCGGCAAAACCACACTGCTCGAGACCCTCCTCGCCCGTGCCGGCATGATCGGACAGCCCGGCCCGGTCGAGCGGGGTCAGACAGTCTCAGACTTTACCGACGAAGAAAAAGAGCACGGCCACTCGCTCTACGCCTCCATCGTCCACTGCGACCACGACAACACCCACATCAACCTCATCGACACCCCCGGCGCCCCCGACTTCACGGGCCAGACCGTCTCCGTCTTCCCCGCCGTCGAGACCGTCGCCGTCGTCATCGACGCCCACGCCGGGATCGAGAGCGTCACCCGCCGCATGATGCAGCGCGCCGCGCGGCGCAAGCTCTGCCGGATGATCGTCGTCAACAAGATCGACGCCGACAACACCGACCTCGCCGAGCTGCTTGAAAACATCCAGTCCACCTTCGGCAAGCAGTGCCTGCCCATCAACCTCCCGGCGGGCGGCGGCAAGTCGGTCATCGACTGCTTCGCCAACACCGCCGGCGACAGCGACCTGGGCCCCGTCGCCGACTTCCACACCGCGATCGTCGACCAGGTTGTCGAGGTCGACGAAGACCTCATGGAGCTCTACCTCGAACAGGGCGAGGTCAAGCCCGAGCAGCTCCACGCCCCGTTCGAAAAGGCCCTGCGTGAAGGCCACCTCGTCCCTGTCTGCTTCGTCGCGGCGCACCCGCACGGCAGCCCCGACCAGCCGATCGGCGTGGATGAACTGCTCGAAGTGCTCGTCAAACTCGCGCCCAACCCGCTCGAAGGCAACCCCCGGCCGTTCGTGCGCGGCAGCGACTTCGAGCACGAGATCCACGCCGAGCCCGACCCCGACAAGCACGTCATCGCGCACGTCTTCAACATCCGCGTCGACGCCTTCGTCGGCAAGCTCGCCGCGATGCGCGTCCATCAGGGCACGATCACCGCCGACTCGCAGCTCTTCATCGACGACATCAACGAGGGCGAGCTCAAGAAACCCATCAAGGTCAACCACCTCTTCAAGCTCCAGGGCAAGGAGCACATCGAGATCGACCGCGCGATCCCCGGCGACATCGTCGCGATCGCCAAGGCCGACGATGTCCACTACGACGCCGTGCTCCACGACTCACACGACGAGGACAACCTGCACCTGCGGTCGATCAAGCTGCCCGAGCCCATGTCCGGGCTCGCGGTCTCGCCCAAGAAGCGCGGCGACGAACAGAAAATCGCCGACGCCTTCGCCAAGATGCAGGAAGAGGACCCGACCCTCAAGATCACCCGCGACTCGGTCACGCACGAGACCGTGATCCACGGCCTGGGCGAGCTCCACCTGCGCATCCTGCTCGAAAAACTCAAAAGCCGGTACAACGTCGAGGTCGAAACCAAACCGCCCAAGATCGCTTATCGGGAGACGATCCTCGCCAAGGCACAGGGCCACCACCGTCATAAAAAACAGACCGGCGGGGCCGGGCAATTCGGCGAGGTCTACCTGCGCATCGAGCCGCTCGAACGCGGCGCGGGTTTCGAGTTCGTCAATGAGACCTTCGGCGGCAGCATCCCCAACAACCTGATCCCCGCCGTCGAGAAAGGTGTACGCAAGGGATTGGAGCAGGGCTACATCGCCGGCTTCCCGCTACAAGACCTCAAGGTCAGCGTCTACGACGGTAAGTTCCACGCGGTCGACAGCAAAGAGATCGCGTTTATCACGGCCGGCAAACGCGCGTTCTTCGACGCCGTGAGCAAGGCGCGCCCCGCGCTGCTCGAACCGATGGTGCATCTGGAAGTCACTGCGCCTAATCAGTTTATGGGCGACATCACCGGCGACCTCTCGGGCAAGCGCGGCCGCATCCAGGGCACCGACATCCTCCCCGGCGACATGGCACTGATCGACGCGATCGTCCCACTCAGCGAAGTCACCGGCTACTCAAGCCAGCTCAAGAGCATGACCGGCGGGCAAGGCACGTTCACGATGGATCTGAGTCATTACGACCCGATGCCCGCGCACATGCAAGAGAAAGTCGCGGCCGAGTACAAGCACGACGAAGGCGACGACTAG
- a CDS encoding MoxR family ATPase, with product MNQPATPPQDLQNAEMLVAAYDRARHELSKVIVGQEDVIEQLMIAILARGHCLLEGVPGLAKTLMVSSLAQAMDLGFRRIQFTPDLMPADITGTDIIQEDPTTGHRQLIFEKGPIFSQMILADEINRTPPKTQAALLEAMQEHSVTVGGKTYVLEEPFFVLATMNPIEQEGTYPLPEAQRDRFLFLVKVDYPDRAQERQIVQQTTGTFAGQITPVLTGEQIMACQETVRKVPVPDHVLDLVLDLVRTSRPTEADAPKWVKEFVEWGPGPRACQHLVLSAKVRALLNKRTHVTADDIFALALPVMRHRLVPTFAAEAEGITVDHLVTKLIDVAKQQAPAKVM from the coding sequence TTGAACCAGCCCGCCACCCCGCCGCAGGACCTCCAGAACGCCGAGATGCTCGTCGCCGCCTACGACCGGGCCCGGCACGAGCTCTCGAAGGTCATCGTCGGCCAGGAAGACGTGATCGAGCAGCTCATGATCGCCATCCTCGCAAGGGGCCACTGCCTGCTCGAAGGCGTGCCGGGGCTCGCCAAGACGCTCATGGTCAGCTCGCTCGCGCAGGCGATGGACCTGGGCTTCCGACGCATCCAGTTCACGCCCGACCTGATGCCCGCCGACATCACCGGCACGGACATCATCCAGGAAGACCCGACCACCGGCCACCGCCAGCTCATCTTCGAGAAGGGCCCGATCTTCTCGCAGATGATCCTCGCCGACGAGATCAACCGCACGCCTCCGAAGACACAGGCCGCGCTCTTGGAAGCGATGCAGGAGCACAGCGTCACCGTCGGCGGCAAGACGTACGTCCTCGAAGAGCCCTTCTTCGTCCTCGCGACCATGAACCCGATCGAGCAGGAGGGCACCTACCCGCTGCCCGAGGCGCAGCGCGACCGGTTCCTCTTCCTCGTCAAGGTCGACTACCCCGACCGCGCGCAGGAACGCCAGATCGTCCAGCAGACCACCGGCACGTTCGCCGGCCAGATCACGCCCGTCCTCACCGGCGAGCAGATCATGGCCTGCCAGGAAACGGTGCGCAAAGTGCCGGTGCCCGACCATGTGCTCGACCTTGTGCTTGATCTTGTGCGGACCAGCCGACCGACCGAGGCGGATGCGCCCAAGTGGGTCAAAGAGTTTGTCGAGTGGGGCCCGGGCCCGCGTGCGTGCCAGCACCTCGTGCTCTCGGCGAAGGTGCGTGCGCTCCTGAACAAGCGGACCCACGTCACGGCCGACGACATCTTTGCGTTGGCGCTGCCGGTGATGCGGCATCGGTTGGTGCCCACCTTCGCCGCCGAGGCGGAGGGGATCACGGTGGACCACCTGGTGACGAAGCTGATCGATGTGGCGAAACAGCAGGCCCCGGCGAAGGTCATGTAG
- a CDS encoding DUF58 domain-containing protein has translation MPLTDTLTPADLKHIGNLPLLARTVVEGLNTGVHRSPDKGASVEFKQHRPYVPGDDLRNLDWKVFAKSDRFYIREYEEETNLRATILLDHSGSMRYRSQSGVFGDAAGMSKHDYAVRLAACLSYLIISQGDAAGMMTFDTQVTGYIPPRGKPGHVGILLDAMTRLAPGGETDLGKVLRDASPKIKRRGMVILISDCFGDVSQTLRGLANFGRSAHDIMIFQVWDRDELDFPFKRWHRFDSLEDPNDRHLLDPAQLRKAYLEKLDAFRKQLLAGCRKRRVDLVPIVTDQPYAEALAAYLAHRQYRSKGASGGGKR, from the coding sequence ATGCCCCTCACCGACACCCTCACCCCCGCGGACCTCAAGCACATCGGCAACCTGCCGCTGCTGGCGCGGACGGTTGTCGAAGGGCTCAATACCGGGGTGCATCGCTCGCCGGACAAGGGCGCTTCGGTCGAGTTCAAGCAGCATCGGCCGTACGTGCCGGGGGACGACCTGCGCAACCTCGACTGGAAGGTGTTTGCCAAGTCCGACCGGTTCTACATCCGTGAGTATGAAGAAGAGACCAACCTCCGCGCGACGATCCTGCTCGACCACTCGGGGTCGATGCGCTACCGCTCGCAGTCGGGCGTGTTTGGTGATGCGGCCGGCATGAGCAAGCATGACTACGCGGTCCGGCTCGCGGCCTGCCTGTCGTACCTCATCATCAGCCAGGGCGACGCGGCGGGGATGATGACGTTCGACACGCAGGTGACGGGCTACATCCCGCCGCGCGGCAAGCCCGGGCACGTGGGCATCCTGCTCGACGCGATGACCCGGCTCGCGCCCGGCGGCGAGACGGACCTGGGCAAGGTCTTGCGCGACGCCTCGCCCAAGATCAAGCGGCGGGGGATGGTCATCCTCATCAGCGACTGCTTCGGCGATGTGTCGCAGACGCTGCGCGGGCTGGCGAACTTCGGGCGATCCGCTCACGACATCATGATCTTCCAGGTCTGGGACCGCGACGAGCTCGACTTCCCGTTCAAGCGCTGGCACCGCTTCGACTCGCTCGAAGACCCCAACGACCGCCACCTGCTCGACCCCGCGCAGCTGCGTAAGGCCTACCTCGAGAAACTCGACGCGTTCCGCAAGCAGCTCCTTGCGGGCTGCCGTAAGCGACGCGTCGACCTTGTGCCGATCGTGACCGACCAGCCCTACGCCGAGGCCCTCGCGGCCTACCTCGCGCACCGGCAGTACCGGAGCAAGGGCGCATCCGGGGGGGGCAAGCGATGA
- a CDS encoding BatA domain-containing protein: MTFFNIALLGGAFALAIPLAIHLLSKSRFRQVDWAAMFLLEQVMKQNRRRVRIEQLIMLLVRCAIPVLLALAMAQPVLTGWNKLFGDAKGSTLLLLDASYSMQAADPNAGGAGTTRYDRARGEAAALLSGMPNGSEASVIRIGGGDHPLSETPTSETDRLVRKLDETQAGLGVADSTRSLRSGAELLGGADTVKRDLVLISDFQRLNWSVGGGDVIGGAERQRLRELLDGMEVRPNITLIPVGSEPGRNCAVSGVTISSGTVGVGQRVQIKATLLNTGAVDAPNTPARLIIDGAEVEQQRVTVKRGQSAEVLFFHRFTAGGDHTLEVATGDDTLPADDVFRLVVDVLEDLPVLLVSGDTGKPFPENETDFLEVALEPFAATPDAPLADLVRAEVVEAGALSAETLADRRVVVLANVARLTDPQVLALRVFVQSGGALLVFPGDRSDAAWMNDKLADLLPATLDGLTGVGLDFDDPAGILDQRHDHPALALWNDPANGSLSDGEVRIWFPLTTRVEGETIARLSTGHPLLTERSVGEGTVLLCATSCDADWGNLPARAFYLPFMQRLITYAATRNNPPRNIEQGRPMAAHLAGIPEGGSAQWVTPDGSRISRPVEQRGQRFVCELEDTQRPGYYRLITPEAGAAAMLFASNAPRDESKLEVLTQEELDELAESLGAEVVADAKQYAELEETRRHGTPIWRTVWVGLLALLFGELLLQQWFGKGGGR, translated from the coding sequence ATGACGTTTTTCAATATCGCGCTGCTGGGCGGGGCGTTCGCGTTGGCGATCCCGCTGGCGATCCACCTGCTCAGCAAGAGCCGGTTCCGGCAGGTCGACTGGGCGGCGATGTTTCTGCTCGAGCAGGTGATGAAGCAGAACCGTCGGCGGGTGCGGATCGAGCAGCTCATCATGTTGCTGGTGCGCTGCGCGATCCCCGTACTACTCGCGCTCGCGATGGCGCAGCCGGTGCTGACGGGGTGGAACAAGCTGTTTGGAGACGCGAAGGGCTCGACGCTTCTGCTGCTGGATGCGAGCTACTCGATGCAGGCGGCCGACCCCAATGCTGGCGGTGCCGGGACGACGCGCTACGACCGCGCACGCGGCGAGGCGGCGGCGCTCCTGTCGGGGATGCCCAACGGCTCCGAGGCGTCGGTGATCCGTATCGGCGGCGGGGACCACCCGCTCTCGGAGACGCCGACGTCCGAGACCGATCGGCTGGTGCGCAAGCTCGATGAGACCCAGGCGGGGCTCGGCGTGGCGGACAGCACACGCTCGCTGCGCAGCGGCGCGGAGTTGCTGGGCGGCGCGGACACGGTCAAGCGCGACCTGGTTTTGATCAGTGACTTCCAACGGCTCAACTGGTCGGTCGGCGGCGGCGATGTCATAGGCGGGGCCGAGCGACAGCGCCTGCGCGAGCTGCTCGATGGCATGGAGGTCCGGCCCAACATCACGCTGATCCCCGTGGGCAGCGAGCCGGGCCGGAACTGTGCGGTGTCGGGCGTGACGATCTCCAGCGGGACCGTCGGCGTGGGCCAGCGCGTGCAGATCAAGGCGACGCTACTCAACACCGGCGCGGTCGATGCCCCCAACACACCCGCCCGGCTGATCATCGACGGCGCCGAGGTCGAGCAGCAACGCGTCACCGTCAAGCGCGGCCAAAGCGCCGAGGTGCTCTTCTTCCACCGCTTCACGGCCGGCGGCGACCACACCCTCGAGGTCGCGACGGGTGATGACACGCTCCCGGCTGACGATGTGTTCCGCTTGGTCGTCGATGTGCTCGAAGATCTGCCGGTGCTGCTGGTCAGCGGCGATACGGGTAAGCCGTTCCCCGAGAACGAGACGGACTTCCTGGAGGTCGCGCTGGAGCCGTTTGCCGCGACGCCCGATGCGCCGCTGGCGGACTTGGTTCGGGCCGAGGTGGTCGAGGCGGGGGCTCTCAGCGCGGAAACGCTCGCCGACAGGCGCGTCGTTGTGCTCGCCAATGTCGCCCGACTGACCGATCCGCAGGTGCTCGCGCTGCGCGTGTTTGTCCAGAGCGGCGGGGCGCTGCTTGTCTTCCCAGGTGACCGCAGCGACGCGGCGTGGATGAACGACAAGCTGGCCGACCTGCTGCCCGCGACGCTCGACGGGCTGACGGGGGTCGGGCTCGATTTTGACGACCCAGCCGGCATCCTCGACCAGCGGCACGACCACCCGGCGCTCGCGCTGTGGAACGACCCGGCCAACGGTTCGCTGTCCGACGGCGAGGTCCGCATCTGGTTCCCGCTCACAACGCGTGTCGAGGGCGAGACGATCGCGCGGCTTTCCACGGGCCACCCGCTGCTGACCGAGCGCAGCGTCGGCGAGGGCACCGTCCTGCTCTGCGCGACAAGCTGCGACGCGGACTGGGGCAACCTCCCGGCCCGTGCGTTCTACCTGCCCTTCATGCAGCGGCTGATTACTTACGCCGCGACGCGCAACAACCCGCCCCGCAACATCGAGCAGGGCCGGCCCATGGCCGCGCACCTCGCGGGCATCCCCGAGGGCGGCAGCGCGCAGTGGGTAACGCCCGACGGCTCACGCATCAGCCGACCCGTCGAGCAGCGCGGCCAGCGCTTCGTCTGCGAGCTCGAAGACACCCAGCGCCCCGGCTACTACCGGCTCATCACGCCCGAGGCGGGTGCTGCGGCGATGCTGTTTGCGAGCAACGCCCCGCGCGACGAGTCGAAGCTCGAAGTCTTGACACAGGAAGAACTCGACGAGCTGGCTGAGTCGTTGGGCGCTGAAGTTGTGGCCGACGCGAAGCAATACGCCGAGCTCGAGGAGACACGACGCCACGGTACGCCGATCTGGCGGACAGTGTGGGTCGGCCTGCTCGCGTTATTGTTCGGCGAGCTTTTGTTGCAGCAGTGGTTTGGCAAGGGGGGTGGCCGATGA